One genomic region from Drosophila subpulchrella strain 33 F10 #4 breed RU33 chromosome 2R, RU_Dsub_v1.1 Primary Assembly, whole genome shotgun sequence encodes:
- the LOC119550056 gene encoding venom serine protease: MAKMLSRSLIPLVLLAPAVLAYFEGCDNTYTLSPGTTYLESPYYPSNYPAGTSCRYKFTAPLDYYIQVQCTVALPSSNGQCTTDNFWLDPEGDLQMRGAENFCGSGTFSRDSLFREVVFAYISTGTKGGNFKCTLTTTKQSCNCGWSATARIANGQNAAANEYPSYAALKDVTSKTASFCGGTIVAHRYIVTAAHCIYMVNKATDVVAIVGTNNLVNPSRYYQQYSIVQMIPHEQYVSDPNVNNDIAVLITAGNIQWSRGVGPICLPPVGTTSPFTYDVVDVIGFGTIYFAGPTSSSLQKINLNVVSNQDCQTEYNNVATIYAGQMCTFDYSGTGRDSCQFDSGGPVILRKSKQFLVGIISFGKSCAASSYPMGVNTRVTSYISWIRQKIGNSNCVVSL; this comes from the exons ATGGCCAAAATGCTTAGCCGCTCCCTAATCCCGTTGGTTCTACTGGCACCTGCCGTTTTGGCCTACTTCGAGGGCTGTGATAACACCTACACCCTGAGTCCGGGAACCACCTACCTTGAGTCGCCCTACTATCCCAGCAACTATCCCGCCGGAACATCCTGTCGGTACAAGTTCACCGCTCCCTTGGACTATTACATCCAAGTGCAATGTACTGTTGCACTGCCATCG AGTAATGGTCAGTGTACCACGGATAACTTTTGGCTCGACCCGGAGGGCGATCTTCAGATGCGTGGCGCTGAAAACTTCTGTGGCTCTGGAACCTTTTCGCGGGACTCTCTCTTCAGGGAAGTGGTCTTCGCCTACATTTCCACCGGCACCAAGGGGGGAAACTTCAAGTGCACCTTGACCACCACCAAACAGAGCTGCAACTGCGGCTGGTCGGCCACTGCGCGAATTGCCAATGGCCAGAATGCGGCGGCCAACGAATATCCCAGCTACGCGGCCCTCAAGGATGTCACCTCGAAGACAGCATCCTTCTGCGGGGGAACCATAG TGGCTCATCGTTATATTGTGACTGCAGCCCATTGTATCTATATGGTCAACAAGGCTACAGATGTGGTAGCTATTGTAGGAACCAATAACTTGGTAAACC CTTCCAGGTACTACCAGCAATATAGTATAGTACAGATGATACCCCACGAGCAATACGTAAGCGATCCAAACGTAAACAATGATATAGCGGTTTTGATAACAGCAGGTAATATTCAATGGTCCCGTGGCGTAGGTCCCATTTGTCTGCCTCCTGTGGGAAC CACCTCACCATTTACCTACGATGTCGTCGATGTGATCGGCTTTGGAACTATCTACTTTGCTGGACCCACATCCTCAAGTCTGCAAAAGATCAACCTGAATGTGGTCTCCAACCAGGACTGCCAGACAGAATACAATAATGTCGCCACGATATATGCCGGGCAAATGTGCACATTTGATTATTCTGGCACAGGTCGGGACTCCTGTCAGTTCGATTCCGGTGGTCCAGTTATCCTGCGAAAATCCAAGCAGTTTTTGGTCGGAATAATCAGTTTTGGAAAGAGCTGTGCGGCATCGAGTTATCCGATGGGTGTAAATACCAGAGTAACATCGTACATAAGTTGGATACGCCAAAAGATTGGAAATTCGAACTGTGTGGTCAGCTTGTAA
- the LOC119550550 gene encoding venom serine protease, whose amino-acid sequence MYELKFSGFLVLILNSVACAQQQCTRFYDLQPNRMINITSFNYPGALPSGSNCRFRLKAPSNHVIYLSCRFELFPDTCGSEFLFISRDGDLQFRDGERYCRMGQVNRISNFQTMAFAYYSSSPQTQQRSRLSCQAVARPAPCDCGWSFPTRIANGVEAGKHEFPSMVGLRDLASNLPIFCGGSIVSDRFIMTAAHCTARQPVASRLLALVGEHDLSTGSESIYAAQHRIQNIYNHPGYMETASGNINDIALLQTVTQMEWSRGVAPICLPIRQAESSFNYQNVDITGWGTLGFAASKSNTLQKATLLTMDNAVCRARFNSSITPSHLCTYDAGGRGQDSCQYDSGGPVILRQRERMFLLGVISFGRACGQPFGIGVNTRVTSHLNWMWRYVGGAVCVR is encoded by the exons ATGTACGAACTGAAGTTTTCGGGTTTTCTTGTGCTTATATTAAACAGTGTGGCTTGTGCCCAACAACAGTGCACCAGGTTCTATGACTTGCAGCCAAATCGAATGATAAATATCACCAGCTTCAATTATCCGGGAGCTCTACCAAGTGGAAGTAACTGCCGATTTCGCTTGAAAGCCCCCAGCAATCATGTGATCTATTTGAGTTGTCGCTTTGAGTTG TTCCCCGACACCTGTGGCTCGGAATTCCTGTTCATCTCCCGGGATGGTGACCTCCAGTTTCGGGACGGCGAACGCTACTGCCGCATGGGACAGGTCAACAGGATATCCAACTTTCAGACCATGGCCTTCGCCTACTATTCTAGCAGTCCGCAGACCCAGCAGCGATCCCGACTTAGCTGCCAAGCGGTGGCCCGTCCGGCGCCCTGCGACTGCGGCTGGTCCTTCCCGACCCGCATTGCCAACGGAGTGGAGGCGGGAAAGCACGAGTTTCCCTCGATGGTGGGCCTCCGCGACTTGGCCTCCAACCTGCCCATCTTCTGCGGCGGGAGTATCGTCAGCGATCGGTTCATCATGACCGCTGCCCACTGTACCGCCCGCCAGCCGGTGGCCAGCCGCCTTTTGGCACTTGTCGGGGAGCATGATTTAAGCACAG GTAGCGAATCGATATACGCGGCGCAACATCGCATTCAAAATATCTATAATCATCCTGGCTACATGGAAACAGCATCTGGCAACATTAATGACATTGCCCTCCTCCAGACGGTGACGCAGATGGAATGGTCTAGGGGAGTGGCGCCCATTTGTCTTCCAATTCGACAGGC AGAGAGTAGCTTCAACTACCAAAATGTAGACATCACGGGGTGGGGAACCCTGGGCTTCGCTGCCTCCAAGTCGAACACCCTGCAGAAGGCCACCCTGCTGACCATGGACAATGCCGTGTGCCGAGCTCGGTTTAACTCCAGCATCACTCCCAGCCACCTGTGCACCTACGATGCTGGCGGCAGGGGCCAGGACTCGTGTCAGTACGATTCCGGTGGTCCGGTGATCCTGCGTCAGCGGGAGCGTATGTTCCTGCTGGGCGTGATCAGCTTTGGCCGGGCCTGCGGTCAGCCCTTCGGCATTGGGGTCAACACACGGGTCACATCGCACCTCAACTGGATGTGGCGCTATGTGGGCGGGGCCGTGTGTGTGCGTTAA
- the LOC119550662 gene encoding uncharacterized protein LOC119550662, producing the protein MPIFARNLPSIRHMAKRSLIEGRRSLTTISGLEKGQNSAGQVLAPWNKDWPTREEGFAVAQLLRQRQQKRQWSNNYSGLDSAMFRPVTKPDDISSRRNNVVAAQNAARRRKVKSAQVPNYDDSEAYRAQQEWEAKQQEQMQEQQQEPEAKDEEHDYESDLEVRSVREAVFGQLEDNTEEDEDRARADQELLQRVALASSKQQERPLSASISRKVISPYNSYRSHRTRWAEFRHSMIYGRTSF; encoded by the coding sequence ATGCCAATCTTTGCCAGGAACCTGCCTTCGATTCGCCACATGGCCAAGCGCAGTCTGATTGAAGGCCGGCGCTCACTGACCACCATTTCGGGCCTGGAGAAGGGCCAAAATAGCGCTGGCCAGGTCCTGGCTCCCTGGAACAAGGATTGGCCGACGAGGGAAGAGGGCTTTGCGGTCGCGCAGCTCCTTAGGCAGAGGCAGCAGAAGCGCCAGTGGAGCAACAACTACTCCGGCCTGGACTCCGCCATGTTCCGACCCGTAACCAAGCCGGATGATATCTCGAGCCGCCGGAACAATGTGGTGGCCGCCCAGAATGCGGCCAGGAGGCGGAAGGTCAAGTCCGCGCAAGTGCCCAACTACGACGACTCGGAAGCCTACAGGGCGCAACAGGAATGGGAGGCCAAGCAGCAGGAGCAGatgcaggagcagcagcaggaacCGGAAGCCAAGGACGAGGAACACGACTACGAGTCGGACCTCGAGGTCCGCTCCGTTCGGGAGGCGGTCTTCGGCCAGCTGGAGGACAACACGGAGGAGGACGAGGACCGAGCCCGGGCCGACCAGGAGCTTCTCCAAAGGGTCGCCCTCGCCTCCTCCAAGCAGCAGGAACGTCCGCTCAGCGCGTCCATTTCGCGGAAGGTCATATCGCCATACAACTCCTACCGCAGCCATCGCACTCGCTGGGCGGAGTTCCGGCACAGCATGATCTACGGCCGCACGAGCTTCTAG